The following are encoded in a window of Halodesulfovibrio sp. genomic DNA:
- a CDS encoding YIP1 family protein, with protein sequence MEIRCPECGYTRKINPDSVSPELTVATCPKCSSKFRFRPSEDSISSQEPESEQLEIANSDMAQEQNSVEKTDEQSRPVRPEDLYPPSVHAENGSTSEQRDFSSKKLDDFEDEQREEFTDDPLRMVYSDGKPLDGMPSDVPWAEVKELGFFPAIAATIKGVFFKPTLFFEIMNKSGKFSIPFSYFILISLTAVLVETVWQGIFGNPLLPAEGQAMGIEELFSVMFISPLILVVYLYTTALVLHVALKLTGAAKKPIGVTLRVLCYASTADLCSIVPVVGPLIGGIMKLVIIVKGLKTAHNTTYSRVIPPVGILVLVILSVVVHTLQSLGTFAF encoded by the coding sequence ATGGAAATCCGTTGTCCAGAGTGCGGCTATACTCGTAAAATAAATCCAGATTCAGTTTCTCCAGAGTTGACTGTAGCCACCTGTCCTAAATGTAGTTCTAAGTTTCGCTTTCGCCCTTCAGAAGACAGCATTTCATCACAGGAACCGGAAAGCGAACAGCTTGAGATAGCAAATTCTGATATGGCACAGGAACAAAATTCTGTTGAAAAGACTGATGAGCAGAGTCGCCCTGTGCGTCCTGAGGATCTTTATCCTCCTTCTGTTCATGCCGAAAACGGTTCGACTTCTGAGCAAAGAGACTTTTCAAGCAAGAAGTTGGATGATTTTGAGGATGAGCAGCGCGAGGAGTTTACTGACGATCCTTTGCGCATGGTATATTCCGACGGTAAACCCTTAGATGGTATGCCTTCAGATGTCCCATGGGCAGAAGTAAAAGAACTCGGCTTTTTCCCTGCGATAGCAGCAACAATCAAAGGCGTATTTTTTAAGCCGACGCTATTTTTTGAAATTATGAACAAGAGCGGAAAGTTTTCGATTCCGTTCAGTTACTTTATTCTTATCTCGCTTACAGCTGTGCTGGTAGAAACGGTGTGGCAGGGCATTTTCGGTAACCCGCTCCTTCCTGCTGAAGGTCAGGCTATGGGCATTGAGGAATTATTTTCCGTCATGTTCATCAGTCCGCTGATTCTTGTTGTCTATTTATACACAACAGCCTTGGTATTGCATGTTGCATTAAAACTGACAGGGGCGGCGAAAAAACCTATAGGCGTTACACTGAGGGTTCTTTGCTATGCCTCAACTGCTGATTTGTGTTCGATAGTTCCGGTGGTTGGACCGTTGATCGGGGGCATAATGAAGCTGGTGATTATAGTAAAAGGACTTAAGACCGCGCATAACACTACGTATTCACGAGTAATTCCACCCGTGGGTATTTTGGTTCTTGTTATTCTTTCGGTAGTGGTTCATACATTACAATCTTTAGGGACTTTTGCATTTTAA
- the ahbC gene encoding 12,18-didecarboxysiroheme deacetylase, which yields MIGISKLYCGQVEPSDALRYGRESGKLPSHLLQFSKDKKPVVVWNMTQRCNLKCVHCYAHAIDPDKHKDLISTEKGKEIIDDLAQYGAPVMLFSGGEPLVRKDLVELAKHATDKGMRAVISTNGTLITKEKARELKEVGLSYVGISLDGMEEVHNKFRGVPNAFKKALEGIENCKAEGLKVGLRLTINKQNAPEIPKVFQLLKDMEIPRICLYHLVYSGRGSEIIKEDLDHQATRDVVDLIMDETKKLHDAGHPKEVLTVDNHADGPYVWMRMLREDPERAKEVFELLQFNEGNSSGRGIGCISWDGSVHPDQFWREKVFGNVLERPFSQIWDDANIELLAKMKDKKQYVGGRCAKCRFLNICGGNFRARAEAVYGDEWAQDPACYLTDDEIRPE from the coding sequence ATGATAGGCATTTCAAAACTTTACTGTGGTCAGGTAGAACCTTCCGACGCACTGCGTTACGGCAGGGAGTCTGGCAAACTTCCTTCGCACCTGCTGCAGTTTTCAAAAGATAAAAAGCCTGTTGTCGTATGGAATATGACCCAGCGCTGTAACCTTAAATGTGTTCACTGTTACGCACATGCTATCGATCCAGATAAGCATAAAGACCTCATCAGCACAGAAAAAGGTAAAGAGATCATTGACGATCTTGCTCAGTACGGCGCACCAGTTATGCTTTTCTCCGGTGGCGAGCCACTCGTTCGTAAGGACCTTGTAGAACTGGCTAAACATGCAACCGACAAAGGTATGCGTGCTGTTATTTCTACCAACGGAACACTTATTACCAAAGAAAAAGCCCGCGAACTTAAAGAAGTTGGTCTTTCCTACGTAGGTATTTCACTTGACGGCATGGAAGAAGTACACAACAAATTCCGCGGCGTTCCAAATGCATTTAAAAAAGCACTCGAAGGTATTGAGAACTGTAAAGCAGAAGGTCTTAAAGTAGGTCTTCGTCTTACAATCAACAAACAGAACGCTCCTGAAATTCCAAAAGTTTTCCAGCTTCTTAAAGATATGGAAATCCCGCGCATCTGTCTGTATCACCTCGTATACTCCGGTCGCGGTTCCGAAATCATTAAAGAAGATCTCGATCATCAGGCAACTCGTGACGTTGTTGATCTCATCATGGATGAAACCAAAAAACTTCACGATGCAGGTCATCCAAAAGAAGTTCTGACTGTAGACAACCATGCAGACGGTCCATACGTGTGGATGCGTATGCTGCGTGAAGACCCAGAGCGTGCAAAAGAAGTATTTGAACTGCTTCAGTTCAACGAAGGCAACAGCTCCGGTCGCGGTATCGGTTGTATCAGCTGGGATGGCAGCGTTCACCCAGACCAGTTCTGGAGAGAAAAAGTATTCGGTAACGTTCTTGAACGTCCTTTCTCCCAAATCTGGGACGATGCGAATATCGAACTGCTTGCTAAAATGAAAGATAAAAAACAGTATGTTGGCGGTCGCTGTGCAAAATGTCGCTTCCTCAACATCTGTGGCGGTAACTTCCGTGCTCGTGCAGAAGCTGTATACGGCGACGAGTGGGCACAGGATCCGGCATGTTACCTCACCGACGACGAAATTCGTCCTGAGTAA
- the tsaB gene encoding tRNA (adenosine(37)-N6)-threonylcarbamoyltransferase complex dimerization subunit type 1 TsaB, with amino-acid sequence MSADFSSKITLVFNSAEARLQIVCGQKGQLLFSKELFSPRQGMQVLLPALMEGLEKMSLSLENIGKIACVRGPGSFTGLRLVLATALGLARAHDFPMAGIDYLPAVAMDVCAATDKEVWVITHARRGQVHYQAFQGVALDGLPIPLTQPAAGTIEFLAETINSRDAASVLLGTGVQKNREFFEDAISNATLLNERFSHPKPETLLDIAATLEYGDAPVDPLYLRPCDAEENLDYIVSMKGVDPEEARQRLARLTTTLPE; translated from the coding sequence ATGTCAGCAGACTTCTCTAGTAAAATTACTCTTGTTTTCAATAGCGCAGAAGCCCGTTTGCAAATAGTTTGCGGACAAAAAGGACAACTGCTTTTTTCAAAAGAACTTTTTTCTCCACGACAAGGCATGCAAGTACTGTTACCGGCACTGATGGAAGGGCTGGAAAAAATGTCATTGTCGTTAGAAAATATCGGCAAAATTGCTTGTGTTCGTGGACCCGGTTCATTTACCGGTCTTCGCCTTGTGCTTGCAACAGCGCTCGGTCTTGCCCGTGCACATGACTTTCCAATGGCAGGAATTGATTATCTTCCAGCAGTTGCAATGGATGTGTGTGCCGCTACAGACAAAGAGGTTTGGGTCATCACCCACGCACGACGTGGTCAGGTGCATTACCAAGCATTTCAGGGGGTAGCTCTTGACGGCTTGCCAATCCCGTTAACACAACCTGCGGCAGGCACTATTGAGTTCCTTGCTGAGACTATTAATTCACGAGATGCAGCATCAGTCCTCCTCGGTACTGGTGTGCAAAAGAACCGTGAGTTTTTTGAAGATGCCATTTCTAATGCCACCCTGCTCAATGAACGCTTCTCACATCCAAAGCCAGAGACATTGCTGGATATTGCAGCAACATTAGAATACGGAGATGCCCCAGTTGATCCGTTGTACTTGCGTCCATGCGACGCAGAGGAAAATCTGGACTACATTGTATCAATGAAAGGTGTTGACCCTGAAGAAGCCCGCCAGCGTCTGGCGAGGCTCACAACAACCTTACCTGAATAG
- a CDS encoding diguanylate cyclase, with protein MLDNRKRFSPHFRSNLYKSGAVLAIRFNIKTGELIPITATTATILNLTDPSKKLFLEDVLLGDAKDTLLQKLDKNSRVENYPATCSINDTVLNILITAEKDTNDDVEAMFINITKHMNIYQKIEDQYLFLQNVLNALPVPVFVNDKSHQCLFTNKAFTETFGNVTDDSSNKYSFLVSSDLNEHDIQANFTNLLMIDSATYQAEFTTTMNGNLHHFEVQRRPLKEKDGQIYGEVGVASDISHRKKIEQDLRDTTHRYKNIFWNAAEGITTVQRDGRLTEANPAVAAMCGYDSPTQLLDEVKFVDQLWRYPEQRLEYRSLILKNKTAVGYEYEFVRKDGTYGWMKISSSGKFNDNGELESIATIVSDITQKKQSELELARCASIDSMTGISNRNALENHLTTLLNAQPSVPFAVIFLDLNNFKPINDNHGHYTGDKVLEIIAQRLAKGCRRTDFVARLGGDEFIVILEGINNKEMLRKKTAAMLKAIEEPIQLSGAVHYISASAGVSQHPEDGSTVIELLKAADASMYDMKRQSKASKINEQLELLANS; from the coding sequence ATGCTTGATAACCGAAAAAGATTCAGCCCACATTTCCGTTCTAATCTTTACAAAAGTGGTGCAGTGCTCGCTATCCGTTTTAATATCAAGACGGGGGAACTTATCCCCATCACTGCAACAACTGCAACTATTCTTAATCTTACAGATCCATCAAAGAAACTTTTTCTTGAAGATGTTCTCTTAGGAGATGCAAAAGACACGCTGCTCCAGAAACTTGATAAAAATAGTCGTGTCGAAAACTATCCTGCGACATGCAGTATCAACGACACTGTACTAAATATTCTTATTACAGCAGAAAAAGATACCAATGATGATGTTGAAGCAATGTTCATCAACATTACAAAGCACATGAACATTTATCAAAAAATTGAAGATCAATACCTCTTCTTGCAAAACGTGCTCAACGCTTTGCCCGTTCCTGTGTTTGTTAATGACAAAAGCCACCAATGTCTTTTTACTAACAAAGCATTTACCGAAACATTCGGTAACGTAACTGACGACTCTTCGAATAAATATTCTTTCTTAGTTTCATCTGATCTTAACGAACATGACATTCAGGCAAACTTTACAAACCTGCTCATGATTGATTCTGCAACGTATCAGGCAGAATTTACAACAACAATGAACGGCAACCTGCACCACTTCGAAGTCCAGCGTCGCCCTCTTAAAGAGAAAGATGGACAAATTTATGGTGAAGTTGGGGTGGCTTCAGATATTTCGCACCGCAAAAAGATTGAACAAGATTTGCGCGATACCACTCACCGTTACAAAAATATTTTCTGGAATGCAGCTGAAGGGATCACCACAGTGCAACGCGATGGTCGACTCACCGAGGCGAATCCTGCTGTTGCGGCTATGTGCGGCTATGATTCTCCAACACAACTTTTAGATGAAGTGAAATTCGTAGACCAGCTTTGGCGCTATCCAGAGCAGCGCTTAGAATACCGTAGTCTTATCTTGAAAAATAAAACTGCTGTCGGCTATGAGTACGAGTTTGTGCGAAAAGATGGCACATATGGTTGGATGAAAATTAGTTCCAGTGGAAAATTTAATGATAATGGTGAGCTTGAGTCTATTGCAACAATCGTTTCTGACATAACACAGAAAAAACAATCTGAGCTGGAGCTAGCCCGCTGTGCTTCTATCGATAGCATGACAGGTATCAGCAACAGAAACGCACTAGAGAATCACCTTACCACTCTTCTCAATGCCCAGCCTTCCGTGCCGTTTGCTGTCATTTTTTTGGATCTCAACAACTTTAAACCTATTAACGATAACCACGGACACTATACTGGTGATAAGGTACTCGAAATTATTGCTCAGCGTCTTGCCAAAGGTTGCCGCCGTACAGATTTTGTAGCTCGATTGGGTGGTGATGAATTCATCGTTATCTTGGAAGGCATTAATAACAAAGAAATGTTGAGAAAGAAAACAGCCGCAATGCTTAAAGCAATTGAAGAGCCTATCCAACTCAGTGGCGCTGTTCACTATATATCTGCTAGCGCTGGGGTAAGCCAGCACCCAGAAGATGGAAGCACTGTCATAGAATTGCTTAAAGCCGCTGATGCTTCAATGTACGATATGAAGCGTCAAAGCAAAGCAAGTAAAATTAATGAACAACTCGAACTGTTAGCTAATAGCTAA
- the ahbD gene encoding heme b synthase has protein sequence MPAGHPHASGLSGSMARTLEDGSPSCKLIAWEVTRSCNLACKHCRAEAHEEPYPGELDTDEAKALIDTFPDVGNPIIIFTGGDPMMRPDVYELVAYATEKGLRCVMSPNGTLITPETAQKMKESGVQRCSISIDGPSAEFHDDFRGVEGAFDMSLRGIEFLKEAGIEFQINTTVTRQNLPYFKQIFNLCEELGAVAWHIFLLVPTGRAAQMGAEVITAEEYEEVLNWFYDFRKTTNMHLKATCAPHYYRIMRQRAKEEGLAVNAENFGMDAFTRGCLGGTGFCFISHTGQVQPCGYLELDCGQIKETPFPEIWRKSEHFRQFRTKEEYDGKCGVCEYHNVCGGCRARGYSMKGSHMAEEPLCSYTPRRQK, from the coding sequence ATGCCAGCGGGGCATCCTCATGCCAGCGGTCTTTCCGGCTCTATGGCTCGCACTCTGGAAGACGGTTCACCATCCTGCAAACTCATTGCGTGGGAAGTAACCCGCTCCTGTAACCTTGCGTGCAAACACTGCCGTGCTGAAGCACATGAAGAGCCATATCCAGGAGAGCTGGATACTGATGAAGCAAAAGCACTGATCGATACATTTCCTGATGTAGGGAATCCTATCATCATCTTCACAGGTGGCGACCCTATGATGCGCCCTGACGTATACGAACTTGTCGCCTATGCGACAGAAAAGGGTCTGCGTTGTGTTATGTCTCCTAACGGAACACTGATTACTCCAGAAACCGCGCAAAAAATGAAAGAGTCCGGCGTGCAACGCTGTTCTATTTCCATTGACGGCCCAAGTGCAGAGTTTCATGATGATTTCCGTGGTGTCGAAGGTGCTTTTGACATGTCTCTTCGTGGTATTGAGTTCCTCAAAGAGGCAGGCATTGAGTTCCAGATTAACACCACTGTTACCCGTCAAAACCTGCCGTACTTCAAACAAATTTTTAATTTGTGTGAAGAACTTGGAGCTGTTGCATGGCACATTTTCCTGCTTGTCCCTACCGGACGCGCAGCACAAATGGGCGCAGAAGTTATTACCGCTGAAGAGTACGAAGAAGTGCTCAACTGGTTCTATGATTTCCGCAAAACAACTAACATGCACCTTAAAGCAACATGTGCACCGCATTACTACCGCATTATGCGCCAGCGTGCGAAAGAAGAAGGACTTGCAGTCAATGCTGAAAACTTCGGTATGGATGCCTTCACCCGCGGTTGCCTTGGCGGTACCGGTTTTTGCTTTATCTCACACACAGGACAAGTTCAGCCATGCGGCTACTTAGAGCTGGACTGTGGACAGATTAAAGAGACACCATTCCCAGAAATCTGGCGCAAATCTGAACACTTCCGTCAGTTCCGAACCAAAGAAGAATACGACGGAAAATGCGGTGTCTGCGAATACCACAATGTATGCGGCGGCTGCCGAGCACGTGGATATTCCATGAAAGGCTCACATATGGCGGAAGAGCCACTGTGCAGCTACACTCCGCGCCGTCAAAAATAA
- a CDS encoding siroheme decarboxylase subunit alpha has product MDKQLESALSSTDRKVLTIIQSGFPIAPRPYEVIGEQVGLTEAEALATVRSLKERKIIRRLGANFNSKGLGWRSTLCAAKVPEEKVEEFVAEVNSHAGVTHNYLRDHEFNIWFTFIGPNWDAVVDTLNGITEKTGIEILNLPATALYKIKVDFNLVDK; this is encoded by the coding sequence ATGGATAAACAACTGGAATCTGCATTAAGCAGCACTGACCGTAAAGTTCTGACAATTATTCAATCCGGTTTTCCGATTGCTCCACGCCCGTACGAGGTTATCGGCGAGCAGGTTGGACTGACAGAAGCTGAAGCACTTGCTACCGTTCGCTCCTTAAAAGAGCGTAAAATTATCAGACGACTTGGTGCAAACTTTAACTCAAAAGGACTTGGCTGGCGCTCTACATTATGCGCTGCTAAAGTTCCTGAAGAAAAAGTCGAAGAGTTCGTTGCCGAAGTTAATTCCCACGCAGGAGTGACACATAACTACTTGCGCGACCACGAATTCAATATCTGGTTCACATTCATTGGTCCAAATTGGGATGCGGTGGTAGACACGCTAAATGGTATTACAGAAAAAACCGGCATAGAAATTCTTAATCTTCCAGCAACCGCTCTTTATAAAATTAAAGTAGACTTCAATCTGGTTGATAAATAA
- a CDS encoding zinc-ribbon domain-containing protein, with translation MLITCPECQFARNINASSIPSKAQLATCPRCKTKFRFRILHDEEKLVVEGIEERPEAQPVSEPEGRQSEPHGDDAVHADAGAYEEAVQGEPDAADDYVDSAMVDAMQEEIEQLLGGGDVDASVDSDGIAGAVVGDLLKELEENEQADASENVSDTAVHGAEELVDSSEHSSVSADLADHEAVDVADNAQDKSFEQSAEVAASVDEAASVGSERQEIDGIEISPAKMMDATPTEQVRDAVTEESSEAEEEAIKRYIQVQESSEREAASAHIVPAAKEKTDIWDAIAAMGEEHECTESFIPGCGAHVHILPWEDGRLGTLGRVVSTFTSLYGSPVRFWRGINAKPSALPSVLFFLLMSLIGYGIVAGWTHVLVNNWADIYAAMQSVLPVADVLPQALVLPQLTLSSGLAAIGGALVLLLLVGGITHAGARGLGGEPAPLSSGIKCVAYSCGAFVWLLLPVIGVIATIIYFPLLYVSGIRAGYNLSLFKTVVLVLTVFLLVAASVFFATAAGVTFM, from the coding sequence ATGCTTATAACATGTCCTGAGTGTCAATTTGCTCGAAATATTAATGCCAGCTCAATTCCTTCTAAGGCACAGCTTGCAACATGCCCGCGATGCAAGACAAAGTTCAGGTTTCGTATTTTACATGATGAAGAAAAGCTTGTTGTAGAAGGTATTGAAGAGAGACCTGAAGCACAGCCTGTATCTGAGCCTGAAGGGCGCCAGAGTGAACCGCATGGAGACGATGCTGTTCATGCCGATGCTGGAGCATATGAAGAAGCGGTGCAAGGTGAGCCGGATGCTGCTGACGACTATGTTGATTCAGCAATGGTTGATGCAATGCAGGAAGAGATCGAGCAGTTACTTGGTGGCGGGGATGTAGACGCTTCTGTAGATTCGGATGGAATTGCAGGTGCTGTTGTTGGTGATCTCTTAAAAGAGCTTGAGGAAAATGAACAAGCGGATGCATCGGAAAATGTTTCAGATACAGCGGTGCACGGTGCAGAGGAACTAGTAGATAGCTCTGAACATAGTTCGGTGTCTGCTGATTTAGCAGATCATGAAGCAGTAGATGTTGCTGACAACGCACAGGATAAGAGCTTTGAACAATCTGCTGAAGTTGCTGCTTCTGTAGATGAAGCTGCTTCAGTAGGTTCCGAGCGTCAGGAAATAGACGGTATTGAAATTTCTCCGGCAAAAATGATGGATGCTACTCCGACAGAACAGGTACGTGATGCTGTTACAGAAGAGAGTAGTGAAGCTGAAGAAGAGGCAATAAAGCGTTATATACAGGTGCAGGAATCCAGCGAGCGCGAAGCCGCTTCTGCGCACATTGTCCCAGCAGCCAAGGAAAAAACCGATATATGGGATGCCATTGCCGCAATGGGCGAAGAGCATGAATGTACGGAAAGTTTTATTCCTGGATGCGGAGCGCATGTGCATATTCTTCCGTGGGAAGATGGGCGCTTAGGCACTCTGGGGCGTGTGGTCAGCACATTTACCAGTTTGTACGGAAGTCCTGTACGCTTTTGGCGTGGCATCAATGCTAAGCCTTCAGCATTGCCCTCGGTATTGTTTTTCCTGCTGATGTCACTGATTGGTTATGGCATTGTTGCTGGTTGGACACATGTTTTAGTGAATAATTGGGCAGATATTTATGCCGCTATGCAATCGGTGTTGCCAGTTGCTGATGTGTTGCCACAGGCTTTAGTTCTTCCACAGTTGACCCTTTCCAGCGGACTAGCTGCCATTGGTGGAGCTTTAGTGTTACTGCTGCTTGTTGGCGGCATAACACATGCAGGTGCAAGAGGGCTTGGTGGTGAACCAGCGCCGCTTAGCAGTGGCATAAAGTGTGTAGCGTATAGTTGTGGTGCTTTTGTGTGGCTATTGCTACCAGTGATTGGTGTCATTGCTACCATCATATATTTTCCTTTGTTATATGTTAGCGGCATTCGTGCTGGTTATAATTTGTCATTATTCAAAACAGTTGTACTTGTATTGACAGTTTTTCTTTTGGTTGCAGCTTCAGTGTTTTTTGCGACAGCTGCCGGAGTTACCTTTATGTAG
- the hemB gene encoding porphobilinogen synthase: protein MADFFRGRRLRSTAALRALVSEHSVTAQDLIMPYFVVDTDDTSFRKEIPSMPGQFQLSLNEFEKQLAEAVEAGLRAIILFGIPKCKDATGTEGYAEDGIVQQAVRLAKARHPQLVVVTDVCLCEYTDHGHCGILQHVEDDVTVANDSTLALLQKVAVSHAKAGADIVAPSDMMDGRIQALREALDAEGFVNLPIMSYAVKYASAFYGPFRDAAESTPQSGDRKSYQMDPANSREALREATADVLEEADFLMVKPAGPYLDIIRMLRDRFDQPMAAYQVSGEYSMIMAGAQNDWIDLDAVTMESLLAIKRAGADLIITYFAEDLIKRGLVQ, encoded by the coding sequence ATGGCGGACTTCTTTAGAGGACGACGTCTTCGTAGCACAGCAGCCTTACGCGCACTTGTGAGTGAACATAGTGTAACAGCACAAGACCTTATCATGCCATATTTCGTTGTAGATACTGACGATACCAGTTTCCGCAAAGAAATTCCTTCCATGCCCGGACAATTTCAGCTGTCCTTGAATGAATTTGAAAAGCAGCTTGCAGAAGCTGTAGAAGCAGGGCTGCGCGCCATCATCTTATTCGGCATTCCTAAATGCAAAGATGCTACAGGCACCGAAGGATATGCAGAAGACGGGATTGTACAGCAAGCAGTACGCCTTGCAAAAGCTCGTCATCCGCAGCTTGTTGTAGTGACTGATGTCTGCCTTTGTGAATACACAGACCATGGGCATTGTGGTATTCTTCAGCACGTTGAAGATGATGTGACCGTAGCAAACGATTCTACACTTGCTCTTCTTCAAAAAGTTGCAGTTTCTCATGCAAAAGCAGGTGCTGATATTGTTGCTCCTTCAGATATGATGGATGGTCGCATTCAAGCGTTACGCGAAGCTCTGGATGCAGAAGGTTTTGTTAACCTGCCAATCATGTCATACGCTGTTAAGTATGCATCCGCATTTTATGGTCCATTCCGCGATGCAGCAGAATCTACCCCTCAAAGCGGCGACCGCAAAAGCTATCAAATGGACCCTGCAAACAGTCGCGAAGCACTGCGCGAAGCAACAGCAGACGTTTTGGAAGAAGCCGATTTCCTCATGGTAAAACCGGCAGGTCCATATCTTGATATTATTCGCATGCTGCGTGACCGTTTCGACCAGCCGATGGCGGCGTATCAAGTAAGCGGAGAGTACTCTATGATTATGGCAGGAGCGCAAAATGATTGGATTGATCTTGATGCTGTTACCATGGAATCACTCCTTGCCATCAAACGTGCAGGAGCTGACCTAATCATCACATATTTTGCTGAAGACCTTATTAAACGCGGGTTGGTACAATAG
- a CDS encoding YIP1 family protein: MPVTLLEPYLRPTKFFSAQHSSRSLLGNLLFAVTVFASIPFLRIGLGNIVGMLGERYFDPHVVIFAFSLWQTPLAAAQQQVMLVPFYAIGLLLFGIWLHGLLWLAGGKKASFTATMQCVCYAAPCFCLTIFPYSGTLTAEVYFSIFLAYSLRATHDTRWSRVLPAVALSFPVVFIVGNLLFP, from the coding sequence ATGCCAGTTACACTTCTTGAGCCGTATTTGCGACCAACAAAGTTTTTTTCTGCACAGCATTCATCACGCTCCCTGCTAGGCAATCTGCTTTTTGCTGTTACAGTATTTGCCAGTATTCCTTTTCTTCGGATTGGGCTAGGAAATATTGTGGGGATGCTGGGTGAAAGATATTTTGATCCTCATGTTGTTATTTTTGCCTTTTCATTGTGGCAGACCCCGTTGGCTGCTGCGCAACAGCAGGTAATGCTTGTACCGTTTTATGCTATTGGTTTACTATTGTTCGGTATATGGTTGCATGGTCTACTATGGCTTGCAGGGGGTAAAAAAGCTTCTTTTACTGCAACAATGCAATGTGTATGCTATGCTGCACCATGCTTTTGCTTAACAATTTTCCCATATTCAGGAACACTGACAGCAGAAGTGTATTTTTCTATTTTTCTTGCATACAGTCTGCGTGCGACGCATGATACCCGATGGAGCCGAGTGTTACCCGCGGTTGCGTTGAGTTTTCCGGTGGTTTTTATCGTAGGCAACCTGCTCTTTCCCTAA
- the fliS gene encoding flagellar export chaperone FliS, with translation MKTAAQAYFSTQVSTTSQGQLLIMLYEGCIKFLNQAKTSIEEKDVAKKGMLITRAMDIINELDGSLNTEAGGDIAKNLHELYYFCNTRLLKANLNMDTALIDEVIKIIDGVRDAYAQIIDTPEAIEAMKSNKSLPSTQTTAHANSGVFNQQPMQPVAQPAKRAGAAMYQKVAGS, from the coding sequence ATGAAAACGGCCGCACAAGCCTATTTCTCTACTCAAGTTTCCACTACCTCACAGGGTCAATTACTGATTATGCTGTATGAGGGCTGCATTAAATTCTTGAATCAGGCAAAGACCAGCATTGAAGAAAAAGATGTGGCAAAAAAGGGCATGCTCATCACCCGTGCAATGGACATTATCAACGAACTTGATGGTAGCCTCAACACAGAAGCTGGTGGTGATATTGCGAAAAACCTTCACGAACTCTACTACTTCTGTAACACTCGGTTGCTGAAAGCAAACCTGAATATGGACACAGCTCTTATTGACGAGGTTATCAAGATTATTGACGGCGTACGCGATGCGTATGCTCAGATTATTGATACCCCGGAAGCTATTGAAGCTATGAAGAGCAACAAGTCTTTGCCAAGCACACAAACCACTGCCCACGCAAATTCCGGTGTATTCAATCAGCAACCGATGCAGCCTGTCGCTCAACCAGCAAAACGTGCTGGCGCTGCGATGTACCAAAAAGTTGCCGGTTCTTAA